A region of the Thermodesulfobacteriota bacterium genome:
GGCTGATCCTCTGGGTTAACCTGACCAGATCTTTCAAAGGATTGACTAACACCCTCGAGAGAAGAAAGCTTCCGAAAATAACCAACACGAAGGAATCGAGAACGATTAAAAGGAGGAACATCCTCTGATATTCAATCAATTGCCTCATGACATCTTCGGTTGAGACCTCCATCAAAACCCCTCCGAAAACCCTTCCCTGAAACCATAAAGGAGAGGCGATGACAACTTTTTTATAATCCCTGGTGAATAAGCCCCCCTCCTTTTCAACCTTGGACAACAGGGTTCCTGTGTTCATGGCCGATTGAAGGAGGGGATGTTCAGGAGACCGTCCTCCTTTTAAAACGCTATGGCTTGCAATGAGCCTCTTGTCCCGGTCCACAAGGGTTACCGAAAGCAACGGCCGGCCCTTGCCATAGACCTGGATAAAGTCTTCGATCGCTTTTTTCGCAGGGGAGGGAAACGCCTCAAATTCTCTCCTTTCAAGGAGGAGGTCCAGGATGGTTTGAAAATCCTGAACCATGATCTCACAATTTCGTATCTTTGCTTGGAGGATATGTTTTTCGTTGGCCCTCAAGGTGGTAAACCCTATTAAAAAGATTGCCACCAACATCAGAAGGGAGATGTTGACCACCACCTCTGTCCGCAAGGAAAGATTTAACCTTTTAAATAGCCAGGAGGGTTTTTGCATATCGAATTCAGGAAATGAAAATGGATAATCCTAAGGAAGAAGACGAGAACTTTTTCTCCTTTATCTGTTCAGATAGAGATACCACCTGATGAGATGCTCTCCCCAAAAAAGTGAAATGATGGCCCCTAAGGCCAAAAAAGGTCCAAAGGGAATCGCATACTTAAAATCTTTCCCTTTGAGTAAGATGATCGTCACCCCGATGACCGAACCGATGAAGGAGCTGAGGAGAATGGTCAGAAAGACAGATTTCCAACCTAAAAAAGCCCCGATCATGGCGAGAAGCTTGACATCTCCTCCCCCCATTCCCTCCCTCTTGAAGAGCCATTGATAGACCATCCCTACAAGAAAAAGACTCCCGCCGCCGGCAAGGGCCCCTATCAACGCGTTAGAAAAAGTAATGTTCGGAACGATTAGGGAACCCAAAAGGCCGACGCCAATGCCGGGGAGGCTGATCACATCCGGGATAATCTGATGATATAGATCGATGACGGTGATGGCAATAAGGGCTGCGACAAAAAGAAAGTAGTAGAGATAATTCCATGAAACCCCAAAAGTGGCAAAGAGAGAGAGGGAACTTAGGGCTGTGAGCGCTTCCACGATTGGATATTGAATCGAGATCTTTTCCTTGCAGGATCGGCATCTCCCCCGGAGAAACA
Encoded here:
- a CDS encoding prepilin peptidase encodes the protein MLILASVVFGAIVGSFLNVCIHRLPKEESIVRPGSYCPRCQAPIKAYDNIPILSYLFLRGRCRSCKEKISIQYPIVEALTALSSLSLFATFGVSWNYLYYFLFVAALIAITVIDLYHQIIPDVISLPGIGVGLLGSLIVPNITFSNALIGALAGGGSLFLVGMVYQWLFKREGMGGGDVKLLAMIGAFLGWKSVFLTILLSSFIGSVIGVTIILLKGKDFKYAIPFGPFLALGAIISLFWGEHLIRWYLYLNR